A single window of Streptomyces cathayae DNA harbors:
- the murQ gene encoding N-acetylmuramic acid 6-phosphate etherase, which produces MTPTPEPRGLRAELETLTTEAFRPELADVDRLPTLDIARLMNGEDATVAGAVAGQLPRIAAAIDAVADRMARGGRLVYAGAGTAGRLGVLDASECPPTFNTDPARVVGLIAGGPGAMVTSVEGAEDSAELAASDLAALGLTADDSVVGVSASGRTPYAVGAVTWARERGALTVGLACNANSPLAAAAEHGVEVVVGPELLTGSTRLKAGTAQKLVLNMISTITMIRLGKTYGNLMVDVRASNEKLRARSRRIVALATGAADADIERALAATDGEVKHAILVLLADVDGPTATRLLTEAAGHLRAALAKVSGQESAGAGPAAEG; this is translated from the coding sequence ATGACCCCCACGCCCGAACCCCGTGGTCTCCGCGCCGAGTTGGAGACCCTGACCACCGAGGCGTTCCGTCCGGAGCTGGCGGACGTCGACCGGCTGCCCACCCTCGACATCGCCCGGCTGATGAACGGCGAGGACGCCACCGTGGCCGGTGCCGTGGCCGGACAGCTGCCGCGGATCGCCGCCGCGATCGACGCCGTCGCCGACCGGATGGCCCGGGGCGGCCGGCTGGTCTACGCGGGCGCGGGCACCGCCGGCCGGCTCGGTGTCCTGGACGCCTCCGAGTGCCCGCCGACCTTCAACACCGACCCCGCCAGGGTCGTCGGCCTGATCGCGGGCGGTCCCGGCGCCATGGTGACCTCGGTCGAGGGCGCCGAGGACTCGGCGGAGCTGGCCGCCTCCGACCTGGCCGCGCTGGGGCTGACCGCCGACGACTCGGTGGTCGGCGTCTCCGCCTCCGGGCGCACCCCGTACGCCGTCGGCGCCGTCACCTGGGCCCGCGAGCGGGGCGCGCTGACCGTGGGCCTCGCCTGCAACGCGAACAGCCCGCTCGCCGCGGCGGCCGAGCACGGCGTCGAGGTGGTCGTCGGCCCGGAACTCCTCACCGGCTCCACCCGCCTCAAGGCCGGCACCGCCCAGAAACTCGTCCTGAACATGATCTCGACGATCACGATGATCCGGCTGGGCAAGACGTACGGGAACCTGATGGTCGACGTCCGCGCCTCCAACGAGAAGCTGCGCGCCCGCTCCCGCCGTATCGTCGCCCTCGCGACCGGCGCGGCGGACGCCGACATCGAGCGCGCCCTGGCCGCCACGGACGGTGAGGTCAAGCACGCCATCCTGGTCCTGCTCGCCGACGTGGACGGCCCGACGGCCACCCGCCTGCTGACCGAGGCCGCCGGCCACCTGCGCGCCGCGCTGGCGAAGGTGAGCGGTCAGGAATCCGCAGGGGCCGGACCGGCGGCGGAGGGCTGA